The genomic interval CCGCGACGCGAGCCGTAGGAGTTGTAGTCCTTCCGGTCGACGCCGTGCTCCTCGAGGTACTGCGCGGCAGGGGTGCCCGGCTTGATGTTGCCGGCGGGGCTGATGTGGTCGGTCGTGACCGAGTCGCCGAGGGTCGCCATGACGCGCGCGCCGGTGATGTCGGAGACGGGCGTGAGCTCCATCGACATTCCGTCGAAGTAGGGAGCCTTGCGCACGTAGGTCGACTTCTCGTCCCACTCGAAGATCGGGCCGGTCGGGGTCGGCAGGCTCGTCCAGCGCTCGTCGCCGTCGAAGACGGTGGCGTACTGCTTGATGAACTGCTCACGCGAGATCGAGGAGTCGATGATCTCCTGGACCTCTTCGGCCGAGGGCCAGATGTCCTTGAGGAACACGTCGTTGCCGTCCGCGTCCGTTCCGAGCGCGTCGACCTCGAAGTCGAAGTTCATCGACCCGGCGAGAGCGTAGGCCACGACGAGGGGCGGCGACGCGAGGTAGTTCATCTTGACGTCGGGGCTGATGCGACCCTCGAAGTTGCGGTTGCCCGAGAGCACCGCGGTGACGGCGAGGTCGTGCGAGTTGATCGCCTCGGAGACCTCTTCGATGAGCGGTCCCGAGTTGCCGATGCAGATGGTGCAGCCGTAGCCGACGGTGTAGAAGCCGACAGCCTCGAGCGCCTTGTCGAGTCCGGACTTCTCGTAGTAGTCGGTGACGACCTTCGAGCCCGGGCCGAGCGTGGTCTTGACCCACGGCTTGCGCTTGAGGCCCTTCTCGACCGCCTTCTGGGCGAGGAGGCCCGCGGCGATCATGACCGACGGGTTCGAGGTGTTGGTGCACGAGGTGATGGCAGCGAGGGTCACCGCGCCGTTGTCGAGCACGTACTGCTCGCCCTCGGGGGTGGTGACGGGAACGGGCTTCGACCACTCGGCTGCGGGCGCGCCCGAGTTGATGTGCACGTCGCGGGTGTCTTCGTCCTCCTGGCCGGGCACGGGGCCGGGGTCGGACGCCGGGAAGGAGTGCTTGCCCTCGAGGTCGACGATGTCGTGACTCGTGGAGGGGTTCGCGTAGTTGAGGATGTCCTTCGCGAACTGCGACTTCGACTCCGAGAGGAGGATGCGGTCCTGCGGACGCTTCGGGCCGGCGATCGACGGCACGACGGTCGAGAGGTCGAGCTCCATGAACTCGCTGAAGGCGAGCTCACGCGACGGGTCGTGCCAGAGCTTCTGCTCCTTGGCGTACGCCTCGACGAGGGCGACGGTCTGCTCGTCGCGGCCGGTGAGGCGCAGGTAGTCGAGCGTGACGTCGTCGATGGGGAACATCGCGGCCGTCGAGCCGAACTCGGGGCTCATGTTTCCGATGGTTGCGCGGTTCGCGAGCGGAACCTGGGCGACGCCCTCTCCGTAGAACTCGACGAACTTGCCGACGACGCCGTGCTTGCGGAGCATGTCGGTGATCGTGAGGACGACGTCGGTCGCGGTGACGCCGGCGGGGATCTCGCCGGTGAGCTTGAAGCCGACGACGCGCGGGATGAGCATCGAGACGGGCTGGCCGAGCATGGCGGCCTCGGCCTCGATGCCGCCGACGCCCCAGCCGAGCACGCCGAGGCCGTTGACCATG from Salinibacterium sp. ZJ70 carries:
- a CDS encoding aconitate hydratase — protein: MSSINSFSAKDTLNVGGTDYEIFRVDTVPGYEKLPFSLKVLLENLLRTEDGANVTKAQIEALGSWDPTAEPNTEIQFSPARVVMQDFTGVPCIVDLATMREAVTALGGDPDKINPLSPAEMVIDHSVIADLFGTENALERNVEIEYERNGERYQFLRWGQTAFQDFKVVPPGTGIVHQVNIEHLAKVVYDRTVDGVLRAYPDTCVGTDSHTTMVNGLGVLGWGVGGIEAEAAMLGQPVSMLIPRVVGFKLTGEIPAGVTATDVVLTITDMLRKHGVVGKFVEFYGEGVAQVPLANRATIGNMSPEFGSTAAMFPIDDVTLDYLRLTGRDEQTVALVEAYAKEQKLWHDPSRELAFSEFMELDLSTVVPSIAGPKRPQDRILLSESKSQFAKDILNYANPSTSHDIVDLEGKHSFPASDPGPVPGQEDEDTRDVHINSGAPAAEWSKPVPVTTPEGEQYVLDNGAVTLAAITSCTNTSNPSVMIAAGLLAQKAVEKGLKRKPWVKTTLGPGSKVVTDYYEKSGLDKALEAVGFYTVGYGCTICIGNSGPLIEEVSEAINSHDLAVTAVLSGNRNFEGRISPDVKMNYLASPPLVVAYALAGSMNFDFEVDALGTDADGNDVFLKDIWPSAEEVQEIIDSSISREQFIKQYATVFDGDERWTSLPTPTGPIFEWDEKSTYVRKAPYFDGMSMELTPVSDITGARVMATLGDSVTTDHISPAGNIKPGTPAAQYLEEHGVDRKDYNSYGSRRGNHEVMIRGTFANIRLKNLLVSAVNDGAVVEGGFTRDFTQEGGPQSFIYDACMNYQAEGTPLVIFGGKEYGSGSSRDWAAKGTSLLGVKAVITESFERIHRSNLIGMGVVPLQFPAGESWESLGLDGTEIVSITGLEKLNEGVTPKTVRVTAEPSEFSPEGKQTIEFDAVVRIDTPGEADYYRNGGILQYVLRSLV